One genomic window of Sarcophilus harrisii chromosome X, mSarHar1.11, whole genome shotgun sequence includes the following:
- the LOC105751110 gene encoding U1 small nuclear ribonucleoprotein C: MPKFYCDYCDTYLTHDSPSVRKTHCSGRKHKENVRDYYQKWMEEQAQSLIDKTTTAFQQGRIPPNLFSAPPLGGPMIPPPHPSMMGPPPPGMMPVGPPPGMRMPMGGHMPMMPGPPMMRPLPHPMMVPTRPAMPRPDR; encoded by the coding sequence ATGCCCAAGTTCTACTGTGATTACTGTGATACGTATCTTACCCATGATTCTCCATCTGTGAGGAAGACACACTGCAGTGGAAGGAAGCACAAAGAGAACGTGAGAGACTATTATCAAAAATGGATGGAAGAGCAAGCCCAGAGCCTGATTGATAAAACGACTACTGCGTTTCAGCAAGGGAGAATTCCTCCCAACCTGTTTTCTGCTCCTCCACTGGGAGGGCCTATGATCCCACCTCCTCACCCTAGCATGATGGGGCCCCCCCCTCCTGGAATGATGCCTGTGGGGCCACCTCCTGGCATGAGGATGCCCATGGGAGGCCATATGCCCATGATGCCTGGTCCTCCAATGATGAGGCCCCTTCCTCATCCCATGATGGTGCCCACACGCCCAGCAATGCCCAGACCAGACagataa